A genomic segment from Janibacter sp. DB-40 encodes:
- a CDS encoding Rv2175c family DNA-binding protein: protein MNDTPENASTTEPSAPSEPVWLTLPDIAEQLGVRITEVRRMLKEGDLVAVRRGERNVLSVPADFIGEDGPLPELRGTFTVLSDGGFSDEEIVEWMFARDDRLVGGTPIGAIRQGAKTEVRRRAMEEAL from the coding sequence GTGAACGACACGCCAGAGAATGCTTCCACCACCGAGCCGTCAGCGCCGTCCGAGCCCGTGTGGCTGACGCTTCCCGACATCGCCGAGCAGCTCGGTGTGCGCATCACCGAGGTGCGCCGGATGCTCAAGGAGGGTGACCTCGTGGCGGTGCGTCGCGGCGAGCGCAACGTGCTCTCCGTGCCGGCGGACTTCATCGGTGAGGACGGGCCGCTGCCGGAGCTGCGCGGGACCTTCACCGTGCTCTCGGACGGCGGCTTCAGCGACGAGGAGATCGTCGAGTGGATGTTCGCCCGTGACGACCGCTTGGTCGGGGGCACGCCGATCGGCGCCATCCGTCAGGGGGCGAAGACCGAGGTGCGTCGCCGGGCCATGGAAGAGGCCCTCTGA
- a CDS encoding polyprenyl synthetase family protein encodes MPHPLDRADLRTRVQTRLDAELDRWVDELAEIGPDVADLIGPVRTLLEGGKRLRAGFAYWGWRAAGQPDDEGAITLAAAMEFFQAAALIHDDVMDDSETRRGKPAMHRTLAAAHGDRGWHGDADRFGTAGAILAGNLCLGWCDDLFTDSGLPARSLTAARPTFEKMRGQLMAGQFLDIVTSMRPWHLLDDAERIERSRHVIRYKSAQYSVEHPLLIGATAGGASEADLRALSRYGLALGEAFQLRDDVLGVFGDPAATGKPAGDDLREGKRTVLIARALAGADETTTSRIETWLGSPDLGETEVESFRALLVDTGALEGVETDITKGADTARAALAEASGLAPDARELLAELIDVTTARST; translated from the coding sequence GTGCCGCACCCCCTGGACCGGGCCGACCTGCGTACGCGGGTCCAGACCCGTCTGGACGCCGAGCTCGACCGCTGGGTGGACGAGCTCGCCGAGATCGGCCCCGACGTCGCCGACCTCATCGGCCCCGTGCGCACCCTGCTCGAGGGCGGCAAGCGGCTGCGGGCCGGCTTCGCCTACTGGGGCTGGCGGGCCGCCGGGCAGCCCGACGACGAGGGTGCGATCACCCTCGCCGCCGCGATGGAGTTCTTCCAGGCCGCCGCCCTCATCCACGACGACGTCATGGACGACAGCGAGACCCGCCGCGGCAAACCGGCGATGCACCGCACGCTCGCGGCAGCCCACGGGGACCGCGGCTGGCACGGCGACGCGGACCGCTTCGGCACCGCGGGCGCGATCCTCGCCGGCAACCTCTGCCTGGGCTGGTGCGACGACCTCTTCACCGACTCCGGGCTGCCCGCCCGGTCCCTGACCGCCGCCCGGCCGACCTTCGAGAAGATGCGCGGCCAGCTCATGGCCGGGCAGTTCCTCGACATCGTCACCTCGATGCGTCCGTGGCACCTGCTCGACGACGCGGAGCGCATCGAGCGCTCACGCCACGTCATCCGCTACAAGAGCGCCCAGTACTCCGTCGAGCACCCGCTCCTCATCGGCGCCACGGCCGGCGGCGCCTCGGAGGCCGACCTGCGGGCACTCTCCCGCTACGGACTCGCCCTCGGCGAGGCCTTCCAGCTGCGTGACGACGTGCTCGGGGTCTTCGGCGACCCGGCCGCGACCGGCAAGCCGGCCGGGGACGACCTGCGCGAGGGCAAGCGCACCGTGCTCATCGCCCGGGCGCTCGCCGGGGCCGACGAGACCACGACGAGCCGGATCGAGACGTGGCTCGGCTCCCCCGACCTCGGCGAGACGGAGGTCGAGTCCTTCCGTGCGCTGCTCGTCGACACCGGTGCACTCGAGGGCGTCGAGACCGACATCACGAAGGGGGCGGACACCGCCCGCGCAGCACTGGCCGAGGCGTCCGGGCTGGCTCCCGACGCGCGCGAGCTGCTCGCCGAGCTGATCGACGTCACGACCGCGCGCAGCACCTAG
- a CDS encoding DUF6504 family protein has product MVRLVEETIEVRVGDPQRMGVEGQPDDRCGAPEQFLWRGRLYRVTEVIAHWQERHPWWRSATEQPLAQVPLARDVWRVTASRGRSSAPGVYDLGVDGVPVTPAVSARPAGPVWLLLRTQD; this is encoded by the coding sequence ATGGTCCGGCTCGTGGAGGAGACCATCGAGGTGCGGGTGGGCGATCCGCAGCGTATGGGTGTGGAGGGACAGCCCGATGACCGGTGCGGGGCGCCGGAGCAGTTCCTGTGGCGTGGCCGGCTCTACCGGGTGACCGAGGTCATCGCCCACTGGCAGGAGCGGCACCCGTGGTGGCGGTCGGCCACCGAGCAGCCGCTGGCCCAGGTCCCGCTCGCCCGGGACGTGTGGCGGGTGACGGCCAGCCGTGGGCGCAGCAGTGCGCCGGGCGTCTACGACCTCGGCGTCGACGGCGTCCCTGTCACGCCTGCCGTGTCTGCCAGGCCCGCTGGGCCCGTCTGGCTGCTGCTGCGGACGCAGGACTGA
- a CDS encoding SAV_6107 family HEPN domain-containing protein encodes MAAAPLLHPDRVDGAVHLLSAAAESLASAHWARTAHGRSAATRLAVLRAAAAVLAVRGRACASGSGPLDVWHLLPRVAPELTEWAQFFGAVLSDEARSGAPMSVREVDDLLRQGEEFVQLVAGLLGLPPVPVTGDSTVLTVLSGHGGRG; translated from the coding sequence ATGGCCGCCGCACCGCTCCTGCACCCCGACCGCGTCGACGGCGCGGTCCACCTGCTCTCCGCCGCCGCCGAGAGCCTGGCGAGCGCGCACTGGGCCCGCACGGCCCACGGGCGCAGCGCCGCGACCCGGCTGGCCGTGCTCCGGGCCGCCGCTGCGGTCCTCGCCGTCCGTGGCCGGGCGTGCGCGAGCGGGTCCGGGCCGCTCGACGTGTGGCACCTGCTCCCGCGGGTGGCACCCGAGCTGACCGAGTGGGCGCAGTTCTTCGGGGCCGTGCTGTCCGACGAGGCGCGCAGCGGGGCGCCGATGAGCGTGCGCGAGGTCGACGACCTGCTGCGCCAGGGGGAGGAGTTCGTCCAGCTCGTCGCGGGGCTGCTCGGCCTGCCCCCGGTCCCCGTCACCGGTGACTCGACTGTGCTGACCGTGCTGAGCGGACATGGAGGGCGTGGATGA
- the dnaE gene encoding DNA polymerase III subunit alpha, producing the protein MSFAHLHVASGFSLRHGTSTPEDLVARAVELGQPALALTDRDGLYGAVRFVRAASAAGVAPVLGVDLAVGARPGPAQRRDRPLRTPARGGAEVDPRHPRVTVLARGAGAGVPHGVGWARLCRLVSEVHLTGERGDAVAQPQMIARHATAPDPAEPAPLLVLLGPGSDVGAALLDRRPDIARDRLAAWRRLLPTGAVAIEVVDHGGPPGSPASTGHAAHLLGLADATGTPAVLTAATRHLHPQDAVVADVLDATRRLVVLDTRHLDRITEAGHLADTPTMAASAHRVTTALGGGAGGFGCAGPRQRAEALLATTTRTALECAQDDRKDLGIGRVHLPEARVLGLGPDDDPQAVLAQRCRAAIGTRYPDASPSTLRQVEERLEDELDVIAALGYPTYFLTVAEVVDLIVEAGVRVAARGSGAGSLVNHLLGISAIDPIRHDLLMERFCSPLRAELPDIDIDVESARRTEMYERVLERFGRDRVTCVSMMDTYKARHAIRDVGAALGIPPAEVDQIAKAFPHIRARDVRSALAELPELRTRGLGAGSQPGEHGLGTLLDLVERLDGLPRHIAMHPCGMVLSDGGLLDRTPVESSWLGFPMSQFDKDDVEALGLLKLDVLGIRMQSAMAHAVGEIERVEGTRVDLDDRGDVPLDDAATFAMVRTTRTLGCFQIESPGQRELIGKLAPTAFEDLVVDISLFRPGPVKSDMIRPFLEARHGWSRPQFLHERLVPALAETEGVVVFHEQMLRIIAETTGVTLAQADEVRRTMGSPDGQARIEQWWRPAATARGYPPEDVDRIWAVLAAFASFGFCKAHAAAFAMPTYQSAWLKTHHPAAFLAGVLTHDPGMYPKRLLLEEARSLGITVLGVDVNASTGEYRIERAPVPGDRPADPDLPDGSGWGIRLSLADVKGMSEAEIARVVAGAPYDSLTDFWQRAQVSRPVVERLVLVGAFDSVHGTGAGSGGPGLGHRGRLTRRDLLLHVAELDRWTRASTGRPRGRSRRAAPPAWTAGELGAQQVRTTTTTPVASQLTLDLGDSPELGEGVGLPEMTVPDQVSAELEILGLDASRHVMEFYAPMLRALGVTRSADLLSVRSDAEVLAAGVKVATQTPPIRSGRRVVFLTVDDSTGPVDATFFEDTQGPYAATIFHSWLLLVRGTVRRAGDRGVSVLASGAWELSTLWDAWQRGGIEAVHAALDEADDLARARDAAHQQPEGHRVLVHASGFRQSPWADTRPAGSGVQPPRKLWHSSPGSSGH; encoded by the coding sequence ATGAGCTTCGCCCACCTGCACGTGGCCTCGGGCTTCTCCCTCCGTCACGGCACGAGCACGCCGGAGGACCTCGTCGCCCGGGCCGTCGAGCTCGGCCAGCCCGCGCTCGCCCTCACCGACCGGGACGGGCTCTACGGGGCCGTCCGCTTCGTCCGGGCGGCGAGTGCGGCCGGTGTGGCGCCGGTGCTCGGGGTCGACCTGGCCGTCGGTGCTCGTCCGGGTCCGGCACAGCGACGGGACCGCCCCCTTCGCACGCCGGCGCGCGGGGGTGCCGAGGTGGACCCCAGGCACCCCCGCGTCACGGTGCTGGCGCGAGGAGCCGGTGCGGGCGTCCCGCACGGCGTCGGGTGGGCGCGGCTCTGCCGCCTCGTCAGCGAGGTGCATCTGACCGGTGAGCGGGGCGACGCGGTCGCGCAGCCGCAGATGATCGCCCGGCACGCGACCGCGCCCGACCCCGCGGAGCCGGCACCGCTGCTGGTCCTGCTCGGCCCGGGCTCCGACGTCGGCGCCGCGCTGCTCGACCGCCGGCCGGACATCGCCCGGGATCGTCTCGCGGCATGGCGCCGCCTGCTGCCCACCGGGGCCGTCGCCATCGAGGTCGTCGACCACGGCGGCCCGCCCGGCTCACCCGCCTCGACCGGGCACGCCGCGCACCTGCTCGGGCTGGCCGACGCGACCGGCACCCCGGCCGTACTCACCGCCGCGACCCGCCACCTGCACCCGCAGGACGCGGTCGTCGCCGACGTGCTCGACGCGACCCGTCGGCTCGTCGTCCTCGACACCCGCCACCTGGACCGGATCACCGAGGCCGGTCACCTCGCCGACACCCCGACGATGGCCGCGTCCGCGCACCGGGTGACGACCGCGCTCGGGGGCGGGGCCGGTGGCTTCGGCTGTGCCGGTCCGCGCCAGCGCGCCGAGGCGCTCCTCGCGACGACGACCCGCACCGCCCTCGAGTGCGCGCAGGACGATCGCAAGGACCTGGGGATCGGTCGGGTCCACCTGCCCGAGGCCCGGGTGCTCGGCCTGGGCCCCGACGACGACCCGCAGGCGGTGCTCGCGCAGCGCTGCCGAGCGGCCATCGGCACGCGGTACCCGGACGCCTCGCCGAGCACCCTCCGGCAGGTCGAGGAGCGCCTCGAGGACGAGCTCGACGTCATCGCGGCGCTGGGTTACCCGACCTACTTCCTCACCGTCGCCGAGGTCGTCGACCTCATCGTCGAGGCCGGGGTGCGGGTGGCCGCCCGCGGTTCCGGGGCGGGCAGCCTGGTCAACCACCTGCTCGGCATCAGCGCGATCGACCCGATCCGTCACGACCTGCTCATGGAGCGCTTCTGCTCCCCACTGCGGGCCGAGCTCCCGGACATCGACATCGACGTCGAGTCCGCCCGCCGGACCGAGATGTACGAGCGGGTCCTCGAGCGCTTCGGCCGCGACCGGGTCACCTGCGTGTCGATGATGGACACCTACAAGGCCCGGCACGCGATCCGCGACGTGGGCGCGGCGCTGGGCATCCCACCCGCGGAGGTCGACCAGATCGCCAAGGCCTTCCCGCACATCCGGGCCAGGGACGTGCGCAGCGCCCTCGCCGAGCTGCCGGAGCTGCGCACCCGCGGCCTCGGGGCCGGATCGCAGCCTGGTGAGCACGGACTTGGGACTCTTCTTGATCTCGTCGAGCGTCTCGACGGGCTGCCCCGGCACATCGCCATGCACCCGTGCGGGATGGTCCTGTCCGATGGTGGTCTGCTCGACCGCACCCCGGTGGAGTCGAGCTGGCTGGGCTTCCCGATGAGCCAGTTCGACAAGGACGACGTGGAGGCCCTCGGGCTGCTCAAGCTCGACGTCCTCGGCATCCGGATGCAGTCCGCGATGGCGCACGCGGTGGGCGAGATCGAGCGCGTCGAGGGCACCCGGGTCGACCTCGACGACCGGGGCGACGTCCCGCTCGACGACGCGGCGACCTTCGCGATGGTGCGCACCACCCGCACCCTAGGGTGCTTCCAGATCGAGAGCCCCGGCCAGCGCGAGCTCATCGGCAAGCTCGCCCCGACGGCCTTCGAGGACCTGGTCGTCGACATCTCCCTCTTCCGCCCCGGTCCGGTGAAGTCGGACATGATCCGGCCCTTCCTCGAGGCCCGGCACGGGTGGTCCCGCCCGCAGTTCCTCCACGAGCGGCTCGTCCCGGCGCTCGCCGAGACCGAGGGCGTGGTCGTCTTCCACGAGCAGATGCTGCGGATCATCGCCGAGACGACCGGGGTGACCCTGGCCCAGGCCGACGAGGTGCGCCGGACGATGGGCAGCCCCGACGGGCAGGCGCGGATCGAGCAGTGGTGGCGTCCGGCCGCGACCGCACGCGGGTACCCGCCGGAGGACGTCGATCGCATCTGGGCGGTGCTCGCCGCCTTCGCCTCCTTCGGCTTCTGCAAGGCGCACGCCGCGGCCTTCGCCATGCCGACCTACCAGTCGGCGTGGTTGAAGACCCACCACCCGGCGGCCTTCCTCGCCGGGGTGCTCACCCACGACCCGGGCATGTACCCCAAGCGGCTGCTCCTCGAGGAGGCCCGCTCCCTCGGCATCACCGTCCTCGGGGTCGACGTCAACGCGAGCACGGGGGAGTACCGCATCGAGCGGGCGCCCGTCCCCGGCGACCGGCCCGCCGACCCGGACCTGCCGGACGGGTCGGGGTGGGGCATCCGCCTGTCCCTCGCCGACGTCAAGGGCATGAGCGAGGCGGAGATCGCCCGTGTCGTCGCCGGTGCTCCCTACGACTCGCTCACCGACTTCTGGCAGCGGGCGCAGGTGAGCCGGCCCGTCGTCGAGCGGCTGGTCCTGGTCGGGGCCTTCGACTCCGTGCACGGCACCGGCGCGGGCAGCGGGGGGCCGGGGCTCGGCCACCGGGGCCGACTGACCCGCCGGGACCTGCTGCTGCACGTCGCCGAGCTGGACCGGTGGACGCGGGCGAGCACCGGGCGCCCGCGCGGTCGGTCCCGACGGGCCGCGCCGCCGGCCTGGACCGCGGGCGAGCTCGGTGCGCAGCAGGTGCGCACGACCACCACGACCCCCGTGGCCAGCCAGCTCACCCTCGACCTCGGGGACTCCCCGGAGCTGGGCGAAGGGGTGGGCCTGCCGGAGATGACCGTGCCGGACCAGGTCAGTGCCGAGCTGGAGATTCTCGGCCTGGACGCCTCCCGGCACGTCATGGAGTTCTACGCACCGATGCTCCGGGCGCTCGGGGTCACCCGCAGCGCGGACCTGCTCTCGGTGCGCAGCGATGCCGAGGTCCTCGCCGCCGGGGTCAAGGTCGCCACCCAGACCCCGCCGATCCGCTCGGGGCGCCGGGTGGTCTTCCTCACCGTCGACGACTCCACCGGGCCGGTCGACGCGACCTTCTTCGAGGACACCCAGGGGCCCTATGCGGCGACGATCTTCCACTCCTGGCTGCTGCTCGTGCGCGGCACCGTGCGACGGGCCGGGGACCGCGGCGTCTCCGTGCTCGCCTCCGGCGCGTGGGAGCTGTCGACGCTGTGGGACGCCTGGCAGCGCGGCGGGATCGAGGCCGTGCACGCCGCGCTCGACGAGGCCGACGACCTCGCCCGGGCGCGCGATGCCGCGCACCAGCAGCCCGAGGGGCACCGGGTGCTCGTCCACGCCTCCGGCTTCCGGCAGTCGCCCTGGGCCGACACCCGCCCCGCCGGCTCGGGTGTGCAGCCCCCGCGCAAGCTGTGGCACTCCTCGCCGGGCAGCTCCGGCCACTGA
- a CDS encoding DUF4440 domain-containing protein — translation MAAMDESVLPTVLRLERELQTPVARADEDRLLELLAPDFTEVGASGRAWDRESVLVLLREQSDDEETSPIGIHDLRGRVIAPGVVQVSWDSDQTGRRARRTSIWCERAHGWQQVHHQGTPLP, via the coding sequence ATGGCTGCCATGGACGAGTCCGTGCTGCCCACGGTCCTGCGGCTCGAGCGTGAGCTGCAGACCCCAGTTGCCCGCGCCGACGAGGACCGGTTGCTCGAGCTGCTCGCGCCCGACTTCACCGAGGTCGGTGCATCCGGACGAGCCTGGGATCGCGAGTCGGTCCTCGTCCTGCTGCGTGAGCAGTCCGACGACGAGGAGACCTCACCCATCGGGATCCACGACCTGCGTGGCCGGGTCATCGCACCCGGTGTCGTCCAGGTCTCATGGGACTCGGATCAGACCGGCAGACGGGCTCGACGCACCTCGATCTGGTGCGAGCGGGCGCACGGCTGGCAGCAGGTCCACCACCAGGGGACACCGCTGCCCTGA
- a CDS encoding methyltransferase domain-containing protein has protein sequence MNDERGWSRSSGVEANMRTAAVWSQLHDLSESRRQELGRPLRVLDLGGGTGGVAVALAEQGHTVTVVDPNADALASLARRAEESDAAERVSAVQGDADTFAASVTPGSIDLLCCHGALEYVEDPGATLTRVAEVLAPGGHLSLVTAQRVAAVLARAVAGRFDQATAALTSADGRWGEDDPMPRRFDRTDVADMLSRAGFTTLDARGVRIFSDLVPYEYIDTEADRQALLGLEELAATDRRIGLSALGAAVHVIARRD, from the coding sequence GTGAACGACGAGCGAGGATGGTCCCGCAGCAGCGGGGTCGAGGCCAACATGCGCACCGCCGCCGTCTGGTCCCAGCTCCACGACCTCAGCGAGTCGCGTCGCCAGGAGCTGGGGCGGCCCCTGCGCGTCCTCGACCTGGGGGGTGGCACCGGGGGAGTGGCCGTCGCGCTCGCCGAGCAGGGCCACACGGTCACCGTCGTCGACCCCAACGCCGACGCCCTGGCCTCCCTCGCCCGTCGCGCCGAGGAGTCCGACGCCGCCGAGCGGGTCAGCGCCGTCCAGGGCGACGCCGACACCTTCGCCGCATCCGTCACGCCCGGGTCCATCGACCTGCTCTGCTGCCACGGCGCCCTCGAGTACGTCGAGGATCCCGGAGCCACCCTCACCCGGGTCGCCGAGGTGCTCGCCCCCGGCGGCCACCTGTCCCTCGTGACCGCCCAGCGCGTGGCCGCCGTGCTGGCCCGCGCCGTCGCCGGGCGGTTCGACCAGGCCACCGCGGCGCTGACCAGCGCCGACGGCCGCTGGGGCGAGGACGACCCGATGCCGCGCCGCTTCGACCGCACCGACGTGGCCGACATGCTCAGCCGCGCCGGCTTCACCACCCTCGACGCCCGCGGCGTGCGCATCTTCAGCGACCTCGTCCCGTACGAGTACATCGACACCGAGGCCGACCGGCAGGCGCTGCTGGGGCTCGAGGAGCTCGCGGCCACCGACCGCCGGATCGGCCTGTCCGCGCTGGGTGCAGCGGTCCACGTCATCGCCCGCCGCGACTGA
- the dinB gene encoding DNA polymerase IV encodes MSRRQFRPPPRAGQGPPDDTGCTILHVDMDAFFAGASLLARPDLVGTPVIVGGGNRGVVLSATYEARAFGVTSAMPMGRARRLCPQATILPPDHELYARISRSVMATFTDITPSVEPLSLDEAFLDVAGAVRLMGSPATIAQRIRDTVADEQGITCSVGVASTKFVAKLASSLAKPDGLLVIPAAEVVTFVQQLPVAALWGVGDKTEESLARLGLKTVADIAHTPRETLVRALGAATGTHLHDLAWGRDPRTVEPVRRERSIGNERTYGHDVDDPEVVHRTLLALSEKTASRLRAAGLVGRTVSIKVRFADFTTISRSRSLRDPTDVSRDIAAMARDLYDALGLQRARIRLVGVRVEQLSETASTPVQVALDEPEHGWRDADRAIDRASARFGIGSVRPASLLKDGDDRRGHPPTARPGSDLE; translated from the coding sequence ATGAGCCGGCGTCAGTTCCGGCCCCCACCACGGGCCGGCCAGGGCCCCCCGGACGACACCGGGTGCACGATCCTGCACGTCGACATGGACGCCTTCTTCGCCGGGGCCTCCCTGCTGGCGCGCCCCGACCTCGTCGGTACCCCCGTCATCGTCGGGGGCGGCAACCGCGGTGTCGTCCTCTCCGCGACCTACGAGGCCCGCGCCTTCGGCGTCACCTCCGCCATGCCCATGGGCCGGGCCCGTCGACTGTGCCCCCAGGCGACCATCCTGCCCCCGGACCACGAGCTCTACGCCCGCATCTCCCGGTCGGTGATGGCGACCTTCACCGACATCACCCCCTCCGTCGAGCCGCTGAGCCTCGACGAGGCCTTCCTCGACGTCGCCGGCGCCGTCCGCCTCATGGGCTCCCCGGCGACGATCGCCCAGCGCATCCGTGACACCGTCGCCGACGAGCAGGGGATCACCTGCTCGGTCGGGGTGGCCAGCACCAAGTTCGTCGCCAAGCTCGCCTCGTCCCTCGCCAAGCCGGACGGCCTCCTCGTCATCCCCGCCGCCGAGGTCGTCACCTTCGTCCAGCAGCTGCCGGTGGCCGCCCTGTGGGGCGTGGGCGACAAGACCGAGGAGTCCCTGGCCCGGCTGGGCCTGAAGACCGTCGCCGACATCGCCCACACCCCGCGCGAGACCCTCGTGCGCGCTCTGGGGGCCGCGACCGGCACGCACCTGCACGACCTGGCGTGGGGACGCGACCCCCGGACCGTCGAGCCCGTCCGCCGGGAGCGCAGCATCGGCAACGAGCGCACCTACGGCCACGACGTCGACGACCCGGAGGTCGTCCACCGCACACTCCTCGCCCTGAGCGAGAAGACCGCGAGCCGGCTGCGGGCCGCCGGCCTGGTCGGCCGGACGGTGAGCATCAAGGTGCGTTTCGCCGACTTCACGACGATCAGCCGCTCCCGCTCCCTTCGCGACCCGACCGACGTCTCCCGGGACATCGCCGCGATGGCCCGGGACCTCTACGACGCCCTCGGGCTGCAACGCGCCCGCATCCGACTCGTCGGCGTGCGCGTCGAGCAGCTGAGCGAGACGGCGTCCACACCGGTGCAGGTCGCCCTCGACGAGCCGGAGCACGGGTGGCGGGATGCCGACCGGGCGATCGACCGGGCCAGCGCCCGATTCGGGATCGGGAGTGTGCGTCCGGCGAGCCTGCTGAAGGACGGCGACGACCGGCGAGGCCACCCACCTACCGCGAGGCCCGGGAGCGACCTAGAATGA
- a CDS encoding DUF3040 domain-containing protein, protein MALSERERQMLEEMEEAIRAEDPRFASQMKGRRTGPGGTDRRRVAIGVVGAIVGLGLVLLGINTTLWIGVAGFVIIVAAVAYAFTPSRQPATLGVVDDDGAVKKSPPRPRSKPTAFGRGGGQGRSRKQPRQGTFMERMEQRWEERRRQGW, encoded by the coding sequence GTGGCGCTGTCAGAGCGTGAGCGGCAGATGCTCGAGGAGATGGAAGAGGCCATCCGGGCCGAGGACCCTCGCTTTGCGTCGCAGATGAAGGGCCGCAGGACGGGGCCCGGCGGGACCGACCGTCGCCGCGTAGCCATCGGTGTCGTCGGCGCAATCGTCGGTCTGGGCCTGGTCCTGCTCGGGATCAACACGACGTTGTGGATCGGCGTCGCCGGCTTCGTGATCATCGTCGCGGCCGTCGCCTACGCCTTCACCCCCTCGCGCCAGCCGGCCACGCTCGGTGTCGTCGACGACGACGGTGCGGTGAAGAAGTCACCGCCCAGGCCCAGGTCCAAGCCGACCGCATTCGGTCGCGGCGGCGGGCAGGGCCGCTCCCGCAAGCAGCCGCGCCAGGGGACCTTCATGGAGCGGATGGAGCAGCGCTGGGAGGAGCGTCGGCGTCAGGGCTGGTAG
- a CDS encoding DUF456 domain-containing protein, whose product MTLAAQAAPDPIGFGLLIAVAIYVVGVIGIVLPVLPGLLLCVGAVLLWAIDTGGTLAWVTFGVALVLYLSGVSLQLLIPGRRMKREGVGGLTLLLGVVGAVIGVVVIPLLGLPIGFVAGIFAAEYLRFHQLDRAWSATKSALRGVLHSMGIELTTALAIAISWTIGILLH is encoded by the coding sequence ATGACCCTGGCGGCCCAGGCCGCCCCCGATCCCATCGGCTTCGGCCTGCTGATCGCTGTTGCGATCTACGTCGTCGGGGTCATCGGCATCGTGCTGCCGGTCCTCCCCGGTCTCCTGCTGTGCGTCGGGGCGGTCCTGCTCTGGGCCATCGACACCGGTGGCACCCTCGCGTGGGTCACCTTCGGGGTGGCCCTCGTGCTGTACCTGTCGGGGGTCAGCCTGCAGCTGCTCATCCCCGGACGCCGGATGAAGCGTGAGGGCGTCGGCGGCCTGACCCTGCTCCTCGGCGTCGTCGGCGCCGTCATCGGCGTCGTCGTCATCCCCCTGCTCGGTCTGCCGATCGGCTTCGTCGCGGGGATCTTCGCGGCGGAGTACCTGCGCTTCCACCAGCTCGACCGGGCGTGGTCCGCGACGAAGTCGGCCCTGCGTGGGGTCCTGCACAGCATGGGCATCGAGCTGACGACCGCCCTGGCCATCGCGATCAGCTGGACGATCGGGATCCTGCTGCACTGA